The genomic segment taaactatctaagTATACATtatggggtatagtttccctttaacctgaCCACAACAACAGCCACTGGCCAGATGAGCCCCTAATTGATTCTGCCACTCAACCCCCAACAAATAACACTTGGCAGAGCTGCCAGTCCCCAACACCGCAAAGCAGAAAGGCGCCCTTCTCACTATCTGGCAGAAACCTGGCCGCCAGTCAGTACGGGTCATTGAGGTAGATTTTTATTAGTCTCTCATAACACTTCCCAATGGGCCTCCCACTACTTTCTGCTTCTGTGttgggcagcactgtattcataaggggcatGTTGTGGGCAGTACGTTGGCAGTCCCTGGCACTGTTAGTATCGGGCAGCCTCCTCCTGTCTGCACTACACTCTGCACCTTATGCCAGATAGGGCCCTGCACTTTGCACTGGGTGCCCAAAGTACTACTGCAATGGTAAATGTGCCTGAGGGCCAGCCGTGCCCATATACAGGCCACAGACCCCAATATAATCCTAATGGAgcagtgtttaaaggggaagtcaagCTGTGTGTTAATAGACTATAGACCAACCAGAGAGTCACTTACTGTGCAGCCTACATGCACCCAAAGGGGCTTCCAAAGCCACAAGCTCAGCACAAGAGACACCCCAGAGCAGGCAGGACCCCCAGAATTCACCGACGTGCTTAACCCTTTCAGTGACTGCAGAACTGCTCAGGCCTCTGCTTGGACAAGATGGACGCTGAGGTGATGAATGATAATTTCCCTATTGCATTGCGCCGACCTTAACAAATAAATTCTGTTTTGGGACCGCAGCACCCCTCCTCAGTCACAGGATTTTACCCCAAAACGGAAACTTTAGAACACTATGCCCCGAGTCTGTTGGCATCACGAGAAACTGCGCCCGTCGCTATATCAACTCTTGATTCGCCTCCTCTGGTGGATCCGCATGGGACTGACTGAGCTCCAGGGCGGCGCCGCAGAGATGACGCCCTACAGGGGCCAGTAAGGAGGTTACGCTCCGGACAGTAGGACCCGACGGCTCCGTACAAGGTTACGCTCCGGACAGTTGGAACTGATGGCTCCGTATGACAAGAATAGCAACGTAGACAAGAATACTTCAATCAGTAATAAAGGGAATgtacagtccccccccccccactcctgacTAGGTTGGGcggggcagggggcggggcaagggAAGTTGGGCGCTGTGTTTAAATCTTTGTTTTCATATAGTAAATAGTTTCTAGTGAGGGCTCCGAAAGGCACTTGTTATTTGGCCCCCAAAAGGCACTGGGCAGGCAGAAATGTGGAGCACAGATTCAGTCCTGGGCTCGCTGTCTCCTCCAGATTCTGTTATCGCTTCGCTTGGCCTTTAAGGTGATTTGATTTTCTTCTGTCGGGGCGTGGATCCATTCTCGGCTTTCACAACTCCGTTTTCGTGATAACCTGAAGCGAAGAGAGGACTTTCAGAAATCAATTATTTTACTGGGGGGGTTGATTTAACCCATACTTGGTTCAGCGTTCATTTCTATCTAGAGCTAgggcagactaaaggtggccatacacgttaagatccgctcgcttggcgacctccacctacgggtgggcgatatcgggagaatttaggctaattcggtcttttggccctggggccggaataggcgcagtcggttcagggactacatcaacgagccgatgcggtccctgatctgactaaattttttaacctgcctgatcgatatctgcccaatttcaggccagatatcggtcgggcaggcccgtcggtagtgcccctacaggggcagataagctgccgagttggtctaagggacccatatcggcagctacaatcggcccgtgtatggccaccttaagcgatCGCCGGTGACATCTTACCAGATTCCCTTTTAAGGACTTTGGCTTGTTGCTGCTTCACCATGGCCGCCACTGCCGATCTCTTCCTGGCCGCTTGCTCTTTACAGCACTCGCGCCACCGCCGCAACTGGAAGTGGATGAATCGCCACATCATCCAGGTCTGGGATATGCACATCAGCAGCAGCACCACCATCCTGCGGAGGAAGGAGAGGGGACAATGTAATGGACAGGTAAGGCCGCCATTGCACGTAATGTGGCCAAATGAGCGGCCTGTGGGCCATTACCCTTGCATGCAGATTTCCGAGGGGTTAATAtgaagaataataaaataattacctGAACAGAAGAGTATTAAAGTCCCCTTTGTCCGGATTGAACGTGTGAATCTCGGCTCGTGCAAGACCAAAACCGACCGTCAGAACGGTGAGCGTAAGGGTAAAAAGGCGTGTAACGACAAAGATTACGCCCCAGGCGTTAAATCTGCAAGCAGGACAGAGGCAACAAGGTGGCATTAGCCCTGGTATGGGCAAACTGGGCTGCAACAGTACCATGCCACGACTCCCGGTCACCCCCGGTCTGCAAGGGTTGCTGAGAGTTACAGTTCTGGTACagagtctatatacactatagtaTCTGTGCTGGGAGAGGCAATAAGGGCAATTCCTACCTGACAGCATAGGGCTAAATGTACAAGGCGCAACCCTGTGAAATACGCAGTGCAAAAGGAACATGGGAGTTGTGGTTTGACATCTAGAAGGCTGCAGGTTAAGGGCAAATTAGGGCAAAATTAAGGGCAAATTAAGGGCAAACAAACCCATTTAGATCATTCTGATCCGATACGTTTGCCAGGCCTGGATTCTGCcctagacagtcactgtttattaggctgctggggggctgtttgggcctttgtgtacttgaaatgccagggcttatctTGAATCCCAGTCCTGACATATCTAAGATTATATTCCCAGAAAGAGCGAAAACAGAATTAATTTTATAAATGAAGTAACATCGATTAGAAACAAGCTTTAAGATTTTATATTGGGAAGACAGGGCAAAAAATATACCAAATTGCTAATGGAGGCTCGGGTGTATCTCTAAATATTCAATCCCAATCTGGTAAATAGTAATAAATCAAATTAAGCCGAAGGAAAATCAATTGGCTCAACGGTGTCcagtagtggtccgggtgctcaaagcccccaacccgcagctgaagggagaagTCACAGAATGTTGAAGGAACATCAAGCCCCCGGACAGGCAGAGTCTGCTAaaaatggtctttatttcttcattttaaaatcaaagtgcctttgattttgattttaaaatgaagaaataaagaccgtTTTTAGCAGACTCTGCCTGTCCGGTGTGCTTGATGTTCCTTCAACATTCTGACCTGACATAAGCACCCCCCTCAGAACCGTGCCACCCACAAATCCCTCAAAGTTGGTGGCTGCTCCCCGGGGTCAATATCGAACCAGAAGCCTGCCCAGTCAGCTCCTGGCTGCCAAAGAAAGAAGTCAAGTGGCAACAACTCCGCAGCTCTACTCTGCCCCCTATCAGCAGGTACAGGGCAGTGGGGCCCTATAGTGGATACTTACAGCTTCTGATTGTTCTCGTCAATGAAGTAGAAGAGGCGGGCAATGTGGAACAGGAATTCGGCCACGGACTGCAGGAGCAGCAGGATCAGCCCCAAGCGGGTTAAACTGGAATAACAGAGAGAAAATGAGACGCAGGAGAGGCCAATGTGGGCCGAGAGTGGCCCCTGTGTCACGCTGCTGTATGGCTTGTTTGTGCAAAGAGATCCGACACGACAGACCTGCGTGACTCCAGTCAGGGCTTTGGGCTTTTTTTGCTACCGTGTCAGGCTGTGCTGTAAAAGCACTTGGCACCGCTGCCAGCCATTCATTCCACAGAGGCGAAAATAACTGCCTGCTGGAGGGTGAAAACCTTCTCAGCTAAAAAAATAGGGAAGAGCCTATTCCCAACAACTACtctagttttaaaggggaacagcacctgaaaatatttttgcacaataaaagaaaaaaaaaaactgccttactgtttatgttctctgcactgcttgttctggcTCCTGAAATAATCTAGCAGAAGCAAACTGATAAGCCGAAGTGGAAGAGATCaggcttctgctatattgtttcaaaacCAGAGAACAAAAAGATATAAACAAACGAACACAGCCAATAGGTGGGTCCCAAAGGAGACCCCTTGAAGTGAGCGGCAGTGGCCTAAGCCTCCATGGGGCGCCATTAATGTTCACTTACTTGAGCAGGTAAGCTCCCGCTATATGGAGCAGATAGAGAACGATGTACTGCAACTGGCGCGGAACTTCCTCCTGGGAAGCCAAAGGAGAAAAAGTATTACAGTAGGTTGTGGTTAAACACCAAAAGCaaataaacagcccccccaagccccCAGGCACACACAGTCTGTATATTCTACACAGCAAAAGAACAGACGGGTGATTCGTTTCCATGATTTTTCAAAGTCGCGGTGACTAATTGCCAAATACACAGCCCAAGATCAGTCCTGATCACTGGTTTTGGCCAAACGCAAGACTGCCCAACAATCGAATCATGAAGGCCTATGCAGAGCTGATAGGAGAAGGCTGCACCAATTGGCCAAAGCAGCCTTCACTCAAACATGCCTAATAGATATCTGGCCTATGGCAAAGCCCCATGAACTGGCCAACCAGCTGCCTTCTTAATCTGCGGGGGCAGAGTCATTGGCTTATATCGGCCTGTATATGTCCAGCTTGGGCAGACATCATTTGAGGAAGGGAAATGGAAAGGGTAAGCTAATTCAGAGAAATCTTGTCTTAATATATGTAGAGTAGTTGGAGGCTATTTGTTGGACAATCATTCcctaacagcccccccagctaaATACACTTCTATCACCAccagccttatatacagctgCCTCCCTATGCAAACAAAGGCCAGTAAATCAAAGGAATTTGGCTCATAGAACCTGAGGCGCATTCTCCACCAGCAAGTTTGCATTAATATATTATATCCAAGGGggacggagggggggggggttccattaAGGCAAATAATAAACTGCATGGCCATGTGTGGGCATCTAAACCTTATAAATGAGAATGAGATTATTATGAGATACATCAGATTTCCATGGGCATAAAAACTTTCCGGaacctctaatatccttatcatttacagtagggggtacattatcccttataatacatgagtgatactcagagttccctgtataactcagcctgcagccttgtgcctttatatgggcacagaacccctcagtgactgctaatatccttatcatttacagtagggggtacattatcccttataatacatgagtgatactcagagttccctgtataactcagcctgcagccttgtgcctttatatgggcacagaacccctcagtgactgctaatatccttatcatttacagtagggggtacattatcccttataatacatgagtgatactcagagttccctgtataactcagcctgcagccttgtgcctttatatggtcaaagGACGTATCCGTGACCTCTAATATCCATTATTACCCGATATATTTTTGGGACACGCTAGGCTGGAATTAAATGCCTATAACTCACACTGAATTAACATCAATTGCTTGACATTTCCTGAATGGGTACAGACCAAATTAGAGAGTCTTCTAAGAACAGAGAGGCTGGAAACCATCACATTATAATTACGTGGCCCTTTCTTCCTACCGCACGTGCCACTGAGGAAGCAGAAAAGTGCATGTTCCAAACCTCAGTGGAGATGCCCCCCCCACAAACACAGTCTCGGCCAAGCTGTGCATTTGCCGGCCATGGCAGGACACACTTCCATCTACTTCAGGGGTCGCCCCTAGAGGGGGCAGTTCCATAGTTTGGGAAGCAAGAGCTCCATTGTTTCTCTATGCAGCTCTGCAGGGTTGTGCAGTTCAGCCATACGGGCAGTGCGGCAGGGTTGTGCAGTTCAGCCATACGGGCAGCGCTTACCTTTTTCACCTTCTGGAAGTAGAGCTCGGGCAGTGCATGGAGCCAGTAAGCGAGCTGACACAGGTAGAAAAACTTGACTTGGAAGCTGGAAATAGAATAAATACAGAGATTAATGGGAAATATGTAACCCGCGGATCCCCGAGACTCCCACACGCAGGCAGAACGCACTTACGGGAGGTAAACGTGAGGGTAATTTTCCCACAGTGTTTTCGGATTGGATAAATAGCCTTCCTGTGTGAGAGAGGAAAGCACTGAATCAGCAACACTcataactatattatatatattatttttatagaggcaacatattctgcagtgctgtacagaggttatacatcattacccatcagtccctgccccagtgagcttacaatctaaggtccctatcccattcccatcagcccctgccccagtgagcttacaatctaaggtccctatcacattcccatcagtccctgccccagtggagcttacaatctaaggtccctatcacattcccatcagtccctgccccagtgagcttacaatctaaggtccctatcacattcccatcagtccctgccccagtgagcttacaatctaaggtccctatcacattcccatcagtccctgccccagtgagcttacaatctaaggtccctatcacattcccatcagtccctgccccagtgagcttacaatctaaggtccctatcacattcccatcagcccctgccccagtgagcttacaatctaaggtccctatcacattcccatcagtccctgccccagtgagcttacaatctaaggtccctatcacattcccatcagtccctgccccagtgagcttacaatctaaggtccctatcccattcccatcagtccctgccccagtgagctttcaatctaaggtccctatcacattcccatcagtccctgccccagtgagcttacaatctaaggtccctatcacattcccatcagtccctgccccagtgagcttacaatctaaggtccctatcccattcccatcaggccctgccccagtgagctttcaatctaaggtccctatcacattcccatcagtccctgccccagtgagcttacaatctaaggtccctatcacattcccatcagtccctgccccagtgagcttacaatctaaggtccctatcacattcccatcagtccctgccccagtggagcttacaatctaaggtccctatcacattcccatcagcccctgccccagtagagcttacaatctaaggtccctatcacattcccatcagtccctgccccagtgagcttacaatctaaggtccctatcacattcccatcagtccctgccccagtgagcttacaatctaaggtccctatcccattcccatcagtccctgccccagtggagcttacaatctaaggtccctatcccattcccatcagtccctgccccagtggagcttacaatctaaggcccctatcacattcccatcagcccctgccccagtagagcttacaatctaaggtccctatcacattcccatcagtccctgccccagtgagcttacaatctaaggtccctatcacattcccatcagtccctgccctggtCCCTGTTACAGTCACATACACAAGTGGTCaagtttatcaggagccaataaactTGTCCATAGATAATAAAGCGAGGGATAAAACCAGAGTGCCCAAGGGAATCTACCAACTTCTTGCATATAGCGCCCAGGCTGGAactgaacctaggaccccagcgcGGTAACACAGCAATGCCAACCCCTTGCTGCCCAAGTGAATTTACATTGCTTGTCAGTTccaccatttattacatatggcattttgttacaaaaaaatgGGCCGAAGCCCACCTAGATTTCTCCCAATATAGTGCCAACCCACCCTGACCCTGGACTTGGGGGAACAAAACACCCTATGATCACCCTGTTTCTACGTGGCAAAAAAGTGAGAGAGGCAAATGGGCCCACTCGTACTCACCGTGGCAGATACATAGAGGCACCAGAACATGGAGGCGAGATGGAAGGCCGCCAACTGCCCCGATTCATTAAACCTGCTCTGCTTCACTTTGGACAGATGAAGACGTCTATTGATTTTCTATAGAAAGGGCAAAAAATGATAAGCAATGAAGGTCATGTGACATGTTCttcatatctaggtgggttttgccTTCACTGGCGcaaacagaatgatgggtaaaggGGTGGGGCTTGTAACAGTGGGTGGGGCCTGTATCCAGTTGTGTTTTTGGCTCCCTTTAACCCATGCCATGCTATGCAGTGACACACAGCAAAGGGAAAGTGCAGGGATCAAGTGCTACTGTGCATGCCCCTTTCCTTTCTGCATCATCAATCTGATTGGCTAAATTACACCAGCCAATTGGATCAGAGACTCGCATTACACCAGGGCATACACAGTAGTGTCCCATACACCTGTGGTACCTCCGAGCTGTGTGTAATGTTATTCTGCTACAGGCAGGGTCTAACACAGCCAGTGGGCTATGGCAGACAGCAggtaggtatgggacccattatccagaaccattatcgggacctgtggttttccagataaggaatctttccataatttggatctccataccttaagtccactaaaagattatttaaacatgaaataaacccaatagggctgttctgccccaataaggggtaattatatcttagttgggatcaagtacaggtactgttttattattacagagaaaagggaatcatttaaccatgaaataaacccaatagggctgttctgccccaataaggggtaattatatcttagttgggatcaagtacaggtactgttttattattacagagaaaagggaatcatttaaccatgaaataaacccaatagggctgttctgccccaataaggggtaattatatcttagttgggatcaagtacaggtactgttttattattacagagaaaagggaatcatttaaccatgaaataaacccaatagggctgttctgccccaataaggggtaattatatcttagttgggatcaagtacaggtactgttttattattacagagaaaagggaatcatttaaccatgaaataaacccaatagggctgttctgccccaataaggggtaattatatcttagttgggatcaagtacatatACACAGCGGCCGTTTAAACTGGACACCAGTTTGCTTCCACCAATAAGTAAAGCTGGTTTCCCAGCACCGTTGCTGTTGGCTTCACATCTAGGTGAGGAGGGGCCAAGCAATTGAAAGGTGAATTACAATCCAACCCCAGAGGTTTGGGCCTCATTCTCGAGGGACCGCAGGGAAAGGCAATGAGCGGAGGATACTTACATCGAGAATGTACTCTTGCACAATGGCGTGCAGAATGATGGCGATGACCACGTAGAACAGGATGGTGACCAAATCTTTCACCCCGTAATGATAATACACTAGCTCACCATCTGAAATGAAGGAGAACATGCGGCGCTGGTTTAATATACGGGACACAATTACAGGACACACCCCCAAAGGGGGAGGGACAGAAGAACACTCCCGACTCTGCGCTTGCATCCCCACAAGGGGTAACTCAGAGCATTTTGCCACCCCATGTGCCCCTAGAGCTCATTAGTTTTGCAGCTTAGGAGCCAtaagcccactgagcacgtgcagtgccactgacacacaaaagatggcctaacgacatccaagatggggagctgctgggggcaaatGGAAAGGCCTGGATCGTTACTGTTGTAGGGCTGTTATAttaagttctgtatataaaatacagcatttatagTCACTTTTTCCaggctttaaaggggacccgtcaccctaaaaaataattccaaatccttttctatcatgttagttgagcaaaataaactttacttacaccatataaactatttagcttttttcccccttcagtcttgggagtttacagtcacagccagcaggccggcgccattttgtgtgcactgttattaaggcaaagctttgtatccccccccaaAACCTTATGCATTTGCCaactaggtgatatctaggaagtgctgaatggaaagtgaaagtaattgtaattaaaaatctgagctgtcaatcatatattgcctatatgattgacagctcagatttttaaatacattttt from the Xenopus tropicalis strain Nigerian chromosome 5, UCB_Xtro_10.0, whole genome shotgun sequence genome contains:
- the tram2 gene encoding translocating chain-associated membrane protein 2, which produces MAFRRRKSYPLFSQEFVIHNHADIGFFFVLCVLIGLMFEVTAKTAFIFILPQYNSSIQSLDGELVYYHYGVKDLVTILFYVVIAIILHAIVQEYILDKINRRLHLSKVKQSRFNESGQLAAFHLASMFWCLYVSATEGYLSNPKTLWENYPHVYLPFQVKFFYLCQLAYWLHALPELYFQKVKKEEVPRQLQYIVLYLLHIAGAYLLNLTRLGLILLLLQSVAEFLFHIARLFYFIDENNQKLFNAWGVIFVVTRLFTLTLTVLTVGFGLARAEIHTFNPDKGDFNTLLFRMVVLLLMCISQTWMMWRFIHFQLRRWRECCKEQAARKRSAVAAMVKQQQAKVLKRESGYHENGVVKAENGSTPRQKKIKSP